A window of the Halobacterium hubeiense genome harbors these coding sequences:
- a CDS encoding DUF7473 family protein has product MVLQVQPAPGTLGQYVGTLVGGWLLFAFTAHVAATYILGEVPWKRALLVGVAPAVVTVALVRYNPAVIIAVSLAADFAAVHAVYRVKYRTAALVVVMHYVVSLALVVLAANLLALLSTAPA; this is encoded by the coding sequence GTGGTCCTCCAGGTTCAGCCCGCGCCCGGCACGCTCGGCCAGTACGTCGGCACGCTCGTCGGCGGCTGGCTGCTGTTCGCGTTCACCGCGCACGTCGCCGCGACGTACATCCTCGGCGAGGTGCCGTGGAAGCGCGCGCTCCTCGTCGGCGTCGCGCCCGCGGTCGTCACGGTCGCGCTCGTCCGGTACAACCCCGCAGTCATCATCGCGGTCAGCCTCGCCGCGGACTTCGCGGCCGTCCACGCGGTCTACCGCGTGAAGTACCGGACCGCCGCGCTCGTCGTCGTGATGCACTACGTCGTCTCGCTGGCGCTCGTCGTGCTCGCCGCGAACCTGCTGGCGCTGTTGAGCACGGCGCCGGCCTGA
- a CDS encoding TATA-box-binding protein: MTDPKETINIENVVASTGIGQELDLQSVAMDLEGADYDPEQFPGLVYRTQDPKSAALIFRSGKIVCTGAKSTDDVHESLRIVFDKLRELSIEVEDEPEIVVQNIVTSADLGRQLNLNAIAIGLGLENIEYEPEQFPGLVYRLDEPEVVALLFGSGKLVITGGKKPEDAEHAVDKIVSRLEELGLLE, translated from the coding sequence ATGACCGACCCCAAGGAAACCATCAATATTGAAAACGTGGTCGCCTCCACCGGCATCGGCCAGGAGCTCGACCTCCAGAGCGTCGCGATGGACTTGGAGGGGGCCGACTACGACCCCGAGCAGTTCCCCGGCCTCGTCTACCGCACGCAGGACCCCAAGAGCGCCGCGCTCATCTTCCGGTCCGGCAAGATCGTCTGCACCGGCGCGAAATCCACCGACGACGTCCACGAGAGCCTCCGCATCGTCTTCGACAAGCTCCGCGAGCTCTCCATCGAAGTCGAGGACGAACCCGAAATCGTCGTCCAGAACATCGTCACGTCTGCGGACCTCGGCCGCCAGCTCAACCTCAACGCCATCGCCATCGGCCTCGGCCTCGAGAACATCGAGTACGAGCCCGAGCAGTTCCCCGGCCTCGTCTACCGCCTCGACGAACCGGAGGTCGTCGCACTACTGTTCGGCTCCGGCAAACTCGTCATCACCGGCGGGAAGAAGCCCGAGGACGCCGAACACGCCGTCGACAAGATCGTCTCCCGGCTCGAAGAGCTCGGCCTCCTCGAATAA
- a CDS encoding TIGR01177 family methyltransferase, whose amino-acid sequence MFVLELGGADDDFAAAEARAAATDARVAAPGIGLASDVDRERFRGLAYAHRAGHHVATTDASVAAAADALREADVAREGTVAVRARNVRNTTDVDTQQAERDLGGVLVDVGFDVDLEEPDHELRALFADDSCFLAWLAAESVRDFGERKPTDRPFFQPGSMDPLLARALCNLARVQPGDVVLDPMCGTGGVLIEAGLLGARPVGTDAQQKMVEGARENLDAYAADFGVARADATRLPLRDGAADAVIFDAPYGRQSKIETHELADLVAGALAEARRVTDRCVLVADRDWRDAARDAGWSVTERFERRVHRSLTRYVLVLD is encoded by the coding sequence GTGTTCGTCCTCGAACTCGGCGGCGCCGACGACGACTTCGCCGCCGCCGAAGCCCGCGCCGCCGCGACCGACGCCCGCGTCGCGGCCCCCGGTATCGGTCTCGCCAGCGACGTCGACCGCGAGCGCTTCCGCGGCCTCGCGTACGCGCACCGCGCCGGCCACCACGTCGCCACGACCGACGCCAGCGTCGCCGCCGCTGCCGACGCGCTCCGGGAGGCCGACGTCGCTCGCGAGGGCACTGTCGCGGTCCGCGCGCGCAACGTCCGCAACACGACTGACGTGGACACCCAGCAGGCCGAGCGCGACCTCGGCGGCGTGCTCGTCGACGTCGGCTTCGACGTGGACTTAGAGGAACCCGACCACGAACTCCGGGCGCTCTTCGCGGACGACTCCTGTTTTCTCGCGTGGCTCGCCGCCGAGTCCGTCCGCGACTTCGGCGAGCGCAAGCCCACCGACCGCCCATTCTTCCAGCCGGGCAGCATGGACCCGCTGTTGGCGCGCGCGCTCTGTAACCTCGCGCGCGTCCAGCCCGGCGACGTCGTTCTCGACCCGATGTGCGGCACGGGCGGCGTGCTCATCGAAGCCGGCTTGCTGGGCGCCCGCCCGGTCGGCACCGACGCCCAGCAGAAGATGGTCGAAGGCGCCCGCGAGAACCTCGACGCCTACGCTGCCGACTTCGGCGTCGCGCGGGCCGACGCCACCCGGCTCCCGCTGCGCGACGGCGCGGCGGACGCAGTTATCTTCGACGCGCCGTACGGTCGGCAGTCGAAAATCGAGACGCACGAGCTCGCGGACCTCGTGGCGGGCGCGCTCGCCGAGGCGCGGCGGGTCACTGACCGTTGCGTGCTGGTCGCCGACCGTGACTGGCGCGACGCCGCTCGCGACGCCGGCTGGTCGGTCACCGAGCGTTTCGAGCGCCGCGTCCACCGCTCCCTGACGCGGTACGTCCTCGTACTCGATTGA